A region from the Bradyrhizobium erythrophlei genome encodes:
- a CDS encoding tetratricopeptide repeat protein: MNSRVSWSVEGIDPSVRERAEAAARRAGMSLNDWLNSTIGDSAPPNFRSPPEQHFVVPSQESRDVADIHQRLDSITRQIEQISQPRPRSDMPRSDTLRNEMPRGDAPRNDAAPRSEQGVARQLNDAISRLDARLSQISNPQPPRQAPQDKQRQTEMVERAAAQVYRPSPPLSPASFDFAIAEIAARQNELDAPAPRQMPPRSAPPIAPLMAPAMAPAPMAPAPMAPAAPPSPDFSSLERHLLKITSQIEALQRPDGIEQSIAAFRSELTEIRQAITEAMPRRAIESIENEIRSLSRRIDETRQNGIDANALSGIERALSEIREVLRSLMPAEQLAGYDEAIRNLGTKLDLILRSNDDPSTVQQLEGAIAALRAIVSNVASNDALARLSDDVHTLSSKVDHLSRAGDNSDSFAILEQRIAALTSTLESRERPAPAENTDQIEGALRALSDRIDRLPVGTDNASAFAHLEQRVSYLLERLEALADQRPSVDLGRVEDGLHDILRHLENQNTTVSALAQSSRDAAEPADKGLIDLVKRELSDIRFSQTETGRHTQDSLEAVHNTLGHVVDRLAMIEGDLRAVRTQPTAPPPEAAAPQAAAARVAPPPQPKPELPNPAAAQEHFTAAPREFQAAPPPVPAVTIAAPRAISEILEPHTQTRTPIEPSLPPDHPLEPGTRPTGRTASPSERIAASESAISEIPAAALKSGEKVSTSSFIAAARRAAQAAAAAQPADGKAGRGSIRTTAGDKAKEGSTITSKIRSLLVAASVVVIVLGTFKLGMSLLDGGSAPPTAAIEHSSESPAAAQPPAEDSARPVVPDPVTPSMTSPTPIGRQSLNSAAPSSPDGASVAIPQSPGSPVTSNDITGAIPAAQPSSAGRKLGQVQVPPSENLPDGIGGPMLRAAALKGDPTAAYEVGVRFAEGKGVAQNFDEAAKWYDRAAQARVVPAIFRLGTFYEKGLSVKKDIDIARRYYLQAAERGNAKAMHNLAVLDADGGGNGANYKSASQWFRKAADRGVADSQFNLGILYARGIGVEQNLAESFKWFSLAAAQGDADAARKRDDVAKRLDPQSLAAAKLALQTFTAEPQPDDAINVASPAGGWDAAPGPAQVQGKPVKPAAKPVATKRTASAH; this comes from the coding sequence ATGAATTCGCGCGTATCGTGGAGTGTTGAAGGCATCGATCCGTCCGTCCGCGAGAGGGCCGAGGCCGCCGCGCGGCGCGCCGGCATGTCGCTGAACGACTGGCTCAATTCCACCATCGGCGATTCCGCGCCTCCGAATTTCCGCAGCCCCCCCGAGCAGCACTTCGTGGTGCCGAGCCAGGAAAGCCGCGATGTCGCCGATATCCATCAGCGGCTGGATTCGATCACCCGCCAGATCGAACAGATTTCGCAACCCAGACCGCGCAGCGATATGCCGCGCAGCGATACTCTGCGCAACGAAATGCCGCGCGGCGACGCGCCGCGCAACGACGCCGCCCCCCGCAGCGAGCAGGGCGTCGCCAGGCAGTTGAACGACGCGATCTCGCGCCTCGACGCGCGGCTGTCGCAGATCTCGAACCCGCAACCGCCGCGGCAGGCCCCCCAGGACAAGCAGCGCCAGACCGAGATGGTCGAGCGCGCCGCCGCCCAGGTCTATCGTCCCTCGCCGCCGCTCAGCCCGGCCTCGTTCGATTTCGCGATCGCGGAAATCGCCGCGCGCCAGAATGAGCTCGATGCGCCGGCGCCGCGACAGATGCCGCCGCGCAGCGCGCCGCCGATTGCACCCCTGATGGCGCCCGCGATGGCGCCGGCCCCGATGGCACCGGCCCCGATGGCACCGGCAGCGCCTCCGAGCCCGGATTTTTCCTCGCTCGAACGCCATCTGCTCAAGATCACCAGCCAGATCGAGGCGCTGCAGCGCCCCGACGGGATCGAGCAATCGATCGCCGCGTTCCGCAGCGAACTCACGGAGATCCGCCAGGCCATCACCGAGGCGATGCCGCGCCGGGCGATCGAATCGATCGAAAACGAAATCCGCTCGCTGTCCCGCCGCATCGACGAGACCCGCCAGAACGGCATCGACGCCAACGCGCTTTCCGGCATCGAACGGGCGTTGAGCGAAATTCGCGAAGTGCTGCGTTCGCTGATGCCGGCGGAGCAACTGGCCGGCTATGACGAGGCGATCCGCAATCTCGGCACCAAACTCGACCTGATCCTGCGCAGCAATGACGATCCCTCCACGGTGCAGCAGCTCGAAGGCGCCATCGCAGCACTTCGCGCCATCGTTTCCAATGTCGCTTCCAACGACGCGCTGGCCCGGCTCAGCGACGACGTACACACGCTGTCGTCCAAGGTCGACCATCTGTCCCGCGCCGGCGACAACAGCGATTCCTTCGCGATCCTCGAACAGCGCATCGCGGCGCTGACCTCGACGCTGGAAAGCCGCGAACGCCCGGCGCCGGCCGAAAACACCGACCAGATCGAAGGCGCGCTGCGGGCGCTGTCCGACCGCATCGACCGCCTGCCGGTCGGCACCGACAACGCCTCCGCCTTCGCCCATCTTGAGCAGCGCGTGTCCTATCTGCTCGAGCGGCTGGAAGCCCTGGCCGATCAGCGCCCCTCGGTCGACCTCGGACGGGTCGAGGACGGGCTGCATGACATTCTGCGCCATCTGGAAAACCAGAATACGACCGTCTCCGCGCTGGCGCAGAGCAGCCGCGACGCAGCCGAGCCCGCTGACAAGGGCCTGATCGATCTCGTCAAGCGCGAATTGTCCGACATCCGCTTCAGCCAGACGGAAACAGGCCGCCACACCCAGGATTCGCTCGAGGCCGTCCACAATACGCTCGGCCATGTAGTCGACCGGCTGGCGATGATCGAAGGCGACCTGCGCGCGGTCCGCACCCAGCCCACCGCACCCCCGCCGGAAGCAGCCGCCCCGCAGGCAGCCGCCGCTCGCGTCGCACCGCCGCCGCAGCCCAAACCCGAATTGCCCAACCCCGCCGCGGCACAGGAACACTTCACCGCGGCGCCCCGCGAATTCCAGGCCGCGCCACCGCCGGTACCGGCCGTGACCATCGCGGCGCCGCGCGCCATCAGCGAGATCCTCGAGCCGCACACGCAGACGCGCACCCCGATCGAGCCGAGCCTGCCGCCCGACCATCCGCTCGAACCGGGTACTCGGCCGACCGGCCGCACCGCGTCGCCGTCGGAGCGCATCGCAGCTTCCGAAAGCGCCATCAGCGAGATTCCGGCCGCCGCCCTGAAGAGCGGCGAAAAGGTCAGCACCTCGAGCTTCATCGCCGCCGCCCGCCGCGCCGCGCAGGCCGCCGCGGCCGCGCAACCCGCTGACGGCAAGGCCGGCCGAGGCTCGATCAGGACCACCGCCGGCGACAAGGCCAAGGAGGGATCGACGATCACCTCCAAGATCCGCTCGCTTCTGGTCGCCGCGAGCGTGGTCGTGATCGTGCTTGGCACCTTCAAGTTGGGGATGTCGCTGCTCGATGGCGGCAGCGCGCCGCCGACTGCCGCGATCGAGCATTCGAGCGAGTCACCGGCCGCGGCGCAGCCGCCCGCGGAAGACAGCGCCAGGCCGGTGGTGCCGGATCCGGTGACGCCCTCGATGACTTCGCCGACCCCGATCGGCCGGCAATCGCTCAACAGCGCCGCGCCGAGCAGCCCCGACGGCGCCTCGGTCGCGATCCCGCAAAGCCCGGGCTCGCCGGTCACGTCCAACGATATCACCGGCGCGATCCCGGCTGCGCAGCCGTCCTCGGCCGGCCGAAAGCTCGGTCAGGTGCAGGTCCCGCCGAGCGAGAACTTGCCGGATGGCATCGGCGGTCCAATGCTGCGCGCGGCCGCGTTGAAGGGCGATCCCACCGCGGCCTACGAGGTCGGCGTGCGTTTCGCCGAAGGCAAGGGCGTGGCGCAGAATTTCGACGAAGCCGCCAAATGGTACGACCGCGCGGCCCAGGCCCGCGTAGTGCCGGCGATCTTCAGGCTCGGGACTTTCTACGAGAAGGGCCTGAGTGTGAAGAAGGACATCGATATCGCGCGGCGTTATTACCTGCAGGCCGCCGAGCGCGGCAACGCCAAGGCGATGCACAATCTGGCCGTGCTTGACGCCGATGGCGGCGGCAATGGCGCCAACTACAAGAGCGCCTCGCAATGGTTCCGCAAGGCCGCCGATCGCGGCGTCGCCGACAGCCAGTTCAACCTCGGCATCCTCTATGCCCGTGGCATCGGGGTCGAACAGAACCTCGCCGAATCCTTCAAATGGTTCAGCCTGGCGGCGGCGCAGGGCGATGCGGATGCCGCGCGCAAACGCGACGATGTCGCCAAGCGGCTCGATCCTCAATCGCTGGCCGCGGCCAAGCTGGCGCTCCAGACCTTCACGGCCGAACCCCAGCCCGACGACGCCATCAACGTGGCAAGTCCGGCCGGCGGATGGGACGCGGCGCCGGGGCCGGCACAGGTCCAGGGTAAACCCGTCAAGCCCGCGGCCAAGCCGGTTGCGACCAAGCGAACCGCCTCCGCCCATTGA
- a CDS encoding nuclear transport factor 2 family protein, giving the protein MSMTGLDKWYGYMKSHDRAALWDLLHPDAVFESPVVHTPQRGRDITFKYLSSAEKVLGGPGFAYVGEWRSATGAVLEFEKAIDGITINGVDIITFSDDGRITHFKVMVRPLKAINLLHRLMGEQLAMTQGDTGGARSQPPT; this is encoded by the coding sequence ATGAGCATGACCGGCCTCGACAAATGGTACGGCTACATGAAGTCCCATGACCGTGCGGCGCTGTGGGATCTGCTGCATCCGGACGCGGTGTTCGAAAGCCCCGTCGTTCACACGCCGCAACGCGGCCGCGACATCACCTTCAAATATCTGTCGAGCGCGGAAAAGGTGCTGGGCGGTCCGGGCTTCGCCTATGTCGGCGAATGGCGCAGCGCGACCGGCGCGGTGCTCGAGTTCGAAAAAGCAATCGACGGCATCACCATCAACGGCGTCGACATCATCACCTTCAGCGACGACGGCCGCATCACGCATTTCAAGGTGATGGTGCGTCCGCTCAAGGCGATCAACCTGCTGCATCGGCTGATGGGCGAGCAATTGGCGATGACGCAAGGCGATACCGGCGGCGCAAGGTCGCAGCCGCCGACGTGA
- a CDS encoding acyl-CoA dehydrogenase C-terminal domain-containing protein has translation MPIYKAPVEDVNFLLNDVFQIDRYDNLPGFSDASADVREAILGEAAKLAEEVLQPLNRTGDLEGCTRHDDGSVTTPKGFKEAYKQVAEGGWLGLSAPAEYGGQGLPVTLSQAVNEFQCSANMAFSMYGGLTMGATAALMVHGKPEQKKMFVPKMVAGEWTGTMNLTEPQCGTDLGLLRTKAAKQADGSYKITGTKIFISAGEHDLADNIIHLVLARIEGAPAGIKGVSLFVVPKILVNADGSLGARNGVTCGSIEHKMGIHGNSTCVMNYDGATGWLIGEESKGMQGMFVMMNEARLGVAVQGLAQSEVAYQNAVAYARDRLQGRSLSGPKAPDKPADPIIVHPDVRRTLLTIRAFNEAARAMVVWTALKSDVAHRSSDPKDRQEADDHMGLMTPVMKGVLTDVGFSNAVLAQQMYGGHGYIAEQGMEQFVRDARIAMIYEGANGIQALDLVGRKLPRDGGRAVMAFFGEVAGFAKEHGGDEAMKPYVAPMSAALGHLQQATTWLMQNAMMKPDNAGAAATDYMQLFGLVTFAYMWARMAKVAVDKIAGSGATPYLTTKLVTGRFFMERMLPETTVHLARIQTGCATTMELAAEAF, from the coding sequence ATGCCAATTTACAAAGCCCCAGTCGAAGACGTGAATTTCCTGCTCAACGACGTGTTTCAGATCGACCGCTACGACAATCTTCCCGGCTTCAGCGATGCCTCCGCCGACGTGCGGGAGGCGATTTTGGGCGAGGCCGCCAAACTCGCTGAGGAAGTGCTGCAGCCACTCAATCGCACCGGCGATCTCGAAGGCTGCACCCGGCATGACGACGGTAGCGTGACGACGCCGAAAGGCTTCAAGGAAGCCTACAAGCAGGTCGCCGAAGGCGGCTGGCTGGGCTTGTCCGCGCCGGCGGAATATGGCGGGCAGGGCCTGCCGGTGACGCTGAGCCAGGCGGTCAACGAATTCCAGTGCTCGGCCAACATGGCGTTTTCGATGTATGGCGGCCTGACCATGGGTGCCACCGCCGCGCTGATGGTGCATGGCAAGCCCGAACAGAAGAAGATGTTCGTGCCGAAGATGGTGGCCGGCGAATGGACCGGCACCATGAACCTCACCGAGCCGCAATGCGGCACGGATCTCGGCCTGTTGCGCACCAAGGCGGCCAAGCAGGCCGACGGCAGCTACAAAATTACCGGCACCAAGATCTTCATCTCCGCCGGCGAGCACGATCTGGCAGACAACATCATCCATCTGGTGCTGGCCCGCATCGAGGGCGCGCCCGCCGGTATCAAGGGTGTGTCGCTGTTTGTCGTTCCGAAAATCCTGGTCAATGCCGACGGTTCGCTGGGCGCCCGCAACGGCGTCACCTGTGGCTCGATCGAGCACAAGATGGGCATCCACGGCAATTCGACCTGCGTGATGAATTATGACGGCGCCACCGGCTGGCTGATCGGTGAGGAAAGCAAGGGCATGCAGGGCATGTTCGTGATGATGAACGAGGCCCGGCTCGGCGTTGCGGTGCAGGGACTGGCGCAGTCCGAAGTCGCTTACCAGAACGCGGTGGCCTATGCCCGCGACCGCCTGCAGGGCCGCTCGCTGTCGGGGCCGAAGGCGCCGGACAAGCCGGCCGATCCGATCATCGTGCATCCCGATGTCCGCCGCACGCTGCTCACCATCCGCGCCTTCAACGAGGCGGCGCGCGCCATGGTGGTGTGGACGGCGCTGAAGAGCGACGTCGCCCACCGCTCCAGCGATCCCAAGGACCGCCAGGAGGCCGACGATCACATGGGCCTGATGACGCCGGTCATGAAGGGCGTTCTCACCGATGTCGGATTTTCCAATGCGGTGCTGGCGCAGCAGATGTATGGCGGGCACGGTTACATCGCCGAACAGGGCATGGAGCAGTTCGTGCGCGACGCCCGCATCGCCATGATCTATGAGGGCGCCAACGGTATCCAGGCGCTGGATCTGGTCGGCCGCAAGCTGCCGCGCGACGGCGGCCGGGCGGTGATGGCTTTCTTCGGCGAGGTCGCGGGCTTCGCCAAGGAGCACGGCGGCGACGAGGCGATGAAGCCCTATGTCGCGCCGATGAGCGCCGCACTCGGTCATCTGCAGCAGGCGACCACCTGGCTGATGCAGAATGCGATGATGAAGCCCGACAATGCCGGTGCCGCCGCCACCGATTACATGCAGCTGTTCGGCCTCGTCACCTTCGCCTATATGTGGGCGCGGATGGCGAAAGTCGCAGTGGACAAGATTGCAGGCAGCGGCGCCACGCCCTATCTGACCACCAAGCTCGTGACCGGCCGTTTCTTCATGGAGCGCATGCTGCCGGAAACGACGGTTCACCTCGCGCGCATCCAGACCGGATGCGCGACCACCATGGAATTGGCCGCGGAAGCGTTCTGA
- the gstA gene encoding glutathione transferase GstA, translating to MKLYYSPGACSLSPHIALCEAGLPYDLVKVDLKAKKLENGDDYLKINPKGQVPALALDSGELVTEGPVIVQIIADQVAAKNLAPARDSAERYKLLEWLNFITGELHKNFSPLFNPAIPDEVKNFFKDRIMGKFKHADSQLAGRDYLMGKQFTVADGYLYTMLRWADGNKLDLSGLKNLMAYKDRVAARPTVQQALTREGLMKAA from the coding sequence ATGAAACTTTATTATTCGCCTGGAGCCTGTTCGCTTTCTCCCCATATCGCGCTGTGCGAAGCCGGCCTGCCCTACGATCTGGTCAAGGTCGATCTCAAGGCCAAGAAGCTCGAGAACGGCGACGACTACCTCAAGATCAATCCCAAGGGCCAGGTGCCGGCGCTGGCGCTGGACTCGGGCGAACTCGTCACCGAAGGCCCGGTTATCGTGCAGATAATCGCCGACCAGGTGGCGGCCAAGAACCTCGCGCCCGCCCGCGACAGCGCCGAGCGCTACAAACTGCTGGAGTGGCTCAACTTCATCACAGGCGAGCTTCACAAGAATTTCAGCCCGCTGTTCAATCCGGCGATCCCTGACGAGGTGAAGAACTTCTTCAAGGACCGCATCATGGGCAAATTCAAACATGCCGACAGCCAGCTTGCCGGCCGCGACTACCTGATGGGCAAGCAGTTCACGGTCGCCGACGGCTATCTCTACACCATGCTGCGGTGGGCCGACGGAAACAAACTGGACCTCTCCGGCCTGAAGAACCTGATGGCCTACAAGGACCGCGTCGCGGCGCGGCCGACGGTGCAGCAAGCACTCACCAGGGAAGGCCTGATGAAGGCGGCGTGA
- a CDS encoding acetyl-CoA C-acetyltransferase: MPEAFIYDHVRTPRGRGKPDGALHEVTAVALATAPLRALKERNNLAEDVVDDVILGVVDPVGEAGSDIARFAAMNAGLGEAVPGIQISRFCASGLDAVNFAAAQIMSGQHELTIGGGAESMSRVGIGASGGAWPMDPSIAVPTYFMPQGVSADLIATKYGFSRDDVDAYAVQSQQRAAKAWDEGRFKNSVVPVKDVNGLTILAKDEHMRPTTTMQSLGQLQPSFVAMGQMGGFDAVAIQSHPEIERINYVHHAGNSSGIVDGAGAVLLGSQAAGKKHGLKARAKIRAFANIGSEPAMMLTGPVDVTEKLFERSGMKKSDIDLFELNEAFASVVLRYMQAFDIDPAQINVNGGAIALGHPLGATGAMILGTVLDELERTNKSTALITLCIGGGMGTATIIERV; this comes from the coding sequence ATGCCTGAGGCATTCATCTACGATCACGTTCGCACCCCGCGCGGCCGCGGCAAGCCCGATGGCGCGCTGCATGAGGTGACCGCGGTGGCGCTGGCCACCGCACCGCTGAGGGCGCTGAAGGAGCGCAACAATCTGGCCGAAGACGTGGTCGACGACGTCATCCTCGGCGTGGTCGATCCGGTCGGCGAGGCCGGCTCCGACATCGCGCGCTTCGCGGCCATGAACGCCGGCCTCGGCGAAGCCGTCCCCGGCATCCAGATCAGCCGCTTCTGCGCGTCGGGCCTGGATGCCGTGAATTTCGCCGCGGCCCAGATCATGAGCGGCCAGCATGAACTCACCATCGGCGGCGGCGCCGAATCGATGAGCCGCGTCGGCATCGGCGCCTCCGGCGGCGCCTGGCCGATGGATCCCTCGATCGCGGTGCCGACCTATTTCATGCCGCAGGGCGTCTCCGCCGACCTGATCGCGACCAAATACGGCTTCTCGCGCGACGACGTCGACGCCTATGCGGTGCAGAGCCAGCAGCGCGCGGCGAAGGCCTGGGACGAGGGCCGCTTCAAGAATTCGGTCGTCCCGGTCAAGGACGTCAACGGGCTGACCATCCTGGCCAAGGACGAGCATATGCGCCCGACCACGACCATGCAGTCGCTCGGCCAGTTGCAGCCGTCCTTCGTGGCGATGGGACAGATGGGCGGCTTCGATGCGGTGGCGATCCAGTCGCATCCGGAAATCGAGCGCATCAACTACGTCCATCACGCCGGCAATTCCTCGGGAATCGTCGACGGCGCCGGCGCGGTGCTGCTCGGCAGCCAAGCAGCCGGCAAGAAACACGGCCTGAAGGCGCGCGCGAAGATCCGCGCCTTCGCCAATATCGGCTCGGAGCCGGCGATGATGCTGACCGGCCCGGTCGACGTCACCGAAAAGCTGTTCGAGCGTTCGGGCATGAAGAAATCGGACATCGATCTGTTCGAGCTCAACGAAGCCTTCGCCTCGGTGGTGCTGCGCTACATGCAGGCCTTCGACATCGACCCCGCCCAGATCAACGTCAATGGCGGCGCGATCGCGCTCGGCCATCCCTTGGGTGCGACAGGTGCGATGATCCTCGGCACCGTGCTCGACGAACTCGAGCGCACCAACAAGTCGACCGCCCTGATCACGCTGTGCATCGGCGGCGGCATGGGCACCGCGACCATCATCGAGCGGGTTTAA
- a CDS encoding PadR family transcriptional regulator, which produces MALGDAILACLTERPMTGYELAKTFDSSIGFFWKANHQQIYRELSRLRDRGHVQGREVVQSGKPNKLVYTLTGEGRAALKHWAAKPSIPPSIKDDLLVRLCALDSIDIEPLRADLMARQEYHRDRSARYERILNKLFPHGAASPADTGKLLGLRIGLRHERLVAEWCEEALDALSAASRTNVVPLDESQRDNNGRADAS; this is translated from the coding sequence GTGGCGCTGGGTGACGCAATCCTTGCCTGCCTGACCGAACGTCCGATGACGGGCTATGAGCTTGCCAAGACGTTCGATTCGTCGATCGGGTTCTTCTGGAAAGCCAATCATCAGCAGATCTACCGCGAACTCTCGCGGCTGCGGGACCGTGGCCATGTCCAGGGCCGCGAAGTCGTGCAGTCGGGCAAGCCCAACAAGCTGGTCTATACGCTCACCGGCGAGGGCCGGGCTGCGCTGAAGCACTGGGCGGCGAAGCCGAGCATCCCGCCGTCGATCAAGGACGATCTGCTGGTGCGGCTATGCGCGCTCGACAGTATCGACATCGAACCCTTGCGCGCCGACCTGATGGCGCGGCAGGAATACCACCGCGACCGTTCCGCCCGCTACGAACGCATCCTCAACAAACTTTTTCCTCATGGCGCCGCCTCGCCCGCCGACACCGGCAAACTGCTCGGCCTTCGCATCGGGCTGCGCCACGAGCGTCTGGTGGCGGAGTGGTGCGAAGAGGCGCTCGATGCCTTGTCCGCCGCCAGTCGGACGAATGTCGTGCCGCTCGACGAGAGCCAGCGCGACAACAACGGACGAGCCGACGCATCCTGA
- a CDS encoding FAD-dependent oxidoreductase translates to MAFKNFKLETDADGIVLVTWDTPGRSMNVLDETSVTELEEIVKQTSADAAVKGVVITSGKEALCAGADLSMLEGMSHQYADMLKAKGEVAANQVLFDQSRRFSQVFRNIETSGKPWAAAINGLALGGGFELTLACHYRVAAQNPKTRLGLPEIKVGLFPGAGGTQRVPRIVQPQDAMQLLLKGEAINLDKAKALKLVDTIVPATDLIKAAKDWIKGGGKAVAPWDEKGFKLPGGPVFSKAGMMMFPAGNAIYRRETYDNYPAARAIMSCVYEGLQLPIDAALRVESRYFTQILRSKEAAAMIRSLFLSMQELNKGARRPPNVPPTKVKKLAVIGAGFMGASVGYVSARAGIDVVLIDRDQESADKGKGHAASVIDDLIKKGRAKETDRETILGRISATADYTVLKDCDLVIEAVFEDRKVKAETYAKAQPLLKGDAIFASNTSTLPINSLAEEFKDQGKFIGIHFFSPVEKMMLVEIIVGKNTNDTALATALDYVRLIGKTPIVVNDSRGFFANRCVMRYIAEGTEMFLEGVPPAMIENVAKMAGMPVGPLSLSDEVALDLGLKIMRATEADLGPNAINQDQKKLMVEMVEKQGRFGRKNSKGFYDYPEKGKGQKSLWAGLAGLQPEHLDPDTLDIEELKQRFLVVQAVEAARTVEDHVITDMREADVGSILGFGFAPFTGGTLSYIDFMGTKKFVDLCHRLEAKYGSRFTPPKLLEEMAAKGETFYGRFPPKKLAAA, encoded by the coding sequence ATGGCCTTCAAGAATTTCAAGCTGGAAACCGATGCCGACGGCATCGTGCTGGTGACCTGGGACACCCCGGGCCGCTCGATGAACGTGCTCGACGAAACCTCCGTCACCGAGCTCGAGGAAATCGTGAAGCAGACCTCCGCCGACGCCGCGGTGAAGGGCGTCGTCATCACCTCGGGCAAGGAAGCTCTATGCGCGGGCGCCGATCTGTCGATGCTCGAGGGTATGAGCCATCAGTACGCCGATATGTTGAAAGCCAAGGGCGAAGTCGCCGCCAACCAGGTGCTGTTCGATCAGAGCCGCAGGTTCTCGCAGGTGTTCCGCAATATCGAAACCTCGGGCAAGCCTTGGGCCGCCGCGATCAACGGCCTGGCGCTGGGCGGCGGTTTTGAACTGACGCTGGCCTGCCACTACCGCGTCGCCGCGCAGAATCCCAAAACGCGCCTTGGCCTTCCCGAGATCAAGGTCGGGCTTTTCCCCGGCGCCGGCGGCACCCAGCGCGTGCCGCGCATCGTGCAGCCGCAGGACGCCATGCAACTCCTGCTCAAGGGCGAGGCGATCAATCTCGACAAGGCCAAGGCGCTGAAGCTGGTCGACACCATCGTTCCCGCCACCGACCTGATCAAGGCGGCAAAAGACTGGATCAAGGGCGGCGGCAAGGCGGTGGCACCCTGGGATGAGAAGGGTTTCAAGCTGCCGGGCGGTCCGGTGTTTTCCAAGGCCGGCATGATGATGTTCCCGGCCGGCAACGCGATCTATCGCCGCGAGACCTACGACAATTATCCGGCGGCGCGCGCCATCATGAGCTGCGTCTATGAAGGCCTGCAATTGCCGATCGACGCCGCTTTGCGCGTCGAATCGCGTTACTTCACCCAGATCCTGCGCTCCAAGGAAGCGGCCGCGATGATCCGCAGCCTGTTCCTGTCGATGCAGGAACTGAACAAGGGTGCGCGGCGCCCGCCAAATGTGCCGCCGACGAAGGTGAAAAAGCTTGCCGTCATCGGCGCCGGCTTCATGGGCGCCAGCGTCGGCTATGTCTCGGCGCGCGCCGGCATCGACGTGGTCCTGATCGACCGCGACCAGGAAAGCGCCGACAAGGGCAAGGGTCACGCCGCATCCGTGATCGACGATCTCATCAAGAAGGGCCGCGCCAAGGAAACCGATCGTGAGACGATCCTCGGCCGCATCAGCGCGACCGCCGATTACACCGTGCTGAAGGACTGTGACCTCGTCATCGAAGCGGTGTTCGAGGATCGCAAGGTCAAGGCCGAGACCTACGCCAAGGCGCAGCCACTGCTGAAGGGCGACGCGATCTTTGCCTCCAACACCTCGACACTGCCGATCAATTCGCTGGCGGAAGAATTCAAGGACCAGGGCAAGTTCATCGGCATCCACTTCTTCTCGCCGGTCGAGAAGATGATGCTGGTGGAAATCATCGTCGGCAAGAACACCAATGACACGGCGCTCGCCACCGCGCTCGATTACGTGCGCCTGATCGGCAAGACGCCGATCGTGGTCAATGATTCCCGCGGCTTCTTCGCCAACCGCTGCGTCATGCGCTATATCGCCGAAGGCACGGAGATGTTCCTTGAAGGCGTGCCGCCGGCGATGATCGAGAACGTCGCCAAGATGGCCGGCATGCCGGTCGGACCGCTGTCGCTGTCGGACGAAGTCGCGCTCGATCTCGGCCTGAAGATCATGAGGGCGACCGAAGCCGACCTCGGCCCGAACGCCATCAACCAGGACCAGAAGAAGCTGATGGTAGAGATGGTGGAAAAACAGGGCCGGTTCGGTCGCAAGAACAGCAAGGGATTCTACGATTATCCGGAGAAGGGCAAGGGTCAGAAGAGCCTGTGGGCGGGACTGGCGGGCCTGCAGCCGGAGCATCTCGACCCGGATACCCTCGACATCGAGGAACTGAAGCAGCGCTTTCTGGTCGTGCAGGCGGTGGAAGCCGCGCGCACCGTCGAGGATCACGTCATCACCGACATGCGCGAGGCCGATGTCGGCTCGATCCTCGGCTTCGGCTTCGCACCGTTCACCGGCGGCACGCTGTCCTATATCGACTTCATGGGCACCAAGAAGTTCGTCGATCTCTGCCACAGACTGGAAGCCAAATACGGCTCGCGCTTCACCCCGCCAAAACTGCTCGAGGAAATGGCCGCCAAGGGCGAGACCTTCTACGGCCGCTTCCCGCCGAAGAAGCTCGCCGCGGCGTAG
- a CDS encoding MarR family winged helix-turn-helix transcriptional regulator codes for MKRKPSTEATAAWIRLMRVQSRVLDCVEQDLKKAGFPPLAWYDALLELSRAPSGEMRPVELEKQMLIPQYSTSRLIDRLVDEGLAARRECKIDKRGQFVEITEAGRELQKKMWGAYSAAIEKHVGSKLCDADAAKLCGLLDRLGCSCGETQALAARDGAPAR; via the coding sequence ATGAAACGCAAACCATCGACCGAGGCGACCGCCGCCTGGATCCGCCTGATGCGGGTCCAGAGCCGGGTGCTGGACTGCGTCGAGCAGGATTTGAAGAAGGCCGGCTTTCCACCGCTCGCCTGGTATGACGCGCTGCTCGAGCTGTCGCGCGCGCCGTCCGGCGAGATGCGCCCGGTCGAGCTGGAAAAGCAGATGCTGATCCCGCAATACTCGACCTCGCGGCTGATCGACCGGCTGGTCGATGAAGGACTGGCGGCGCGGCGTGAATGCAAGATCGACAAGCGCGGCCAGTTCGTCGAAATCACCGAGGCCGGGCGCGAACTGCAGAAGAAGATGTGGGGCGCGTATTCGGCCGCGATCGAAAAGCACGTTGGCTCGAAACTGTGCGATGCAGACGCCGCCAAGCTCTGCGGCCTGCTCGACCGGCTGGGCTGCTCTTGCGGCGAGACGCAGGCGCTCGCCGCCAGAGACGGCGCGCCCGCCCGATGA